From Oryctolagus cuniculus chromosome 17, mOryCun1.1, whole genome shotgun sequence, a single genomic window includes:
- the LOC127484503 gene encoding uncharacterized protein yields the protein MGPSGYTNPAVSEAWARGGSRGLAGPGLGTERVFSPHGARSRGSPHPDARIRRPWAQCSALRRSGPVGLGVREPVGGARVSRGSASRAVGCVRVQPAVPGAGRGGPDAGPAPRRAACEAVARPRRAGRAAERGGRPPRPSARPCEAVGERSRPDGRRPRWRWEAGRRRRAGEPGWTRPGREDGSGEAAGAWPCGRCAPCSCPWPSPCESASCAQGRLPHAGRDIDLFGLRTCCECARHTLRGAFCDRCGLRADQESLREAEGVQGGAAPPAAARPQPGLCDRRCTWCQKTVRTERMKTSVRNGTGVVESLETPSPHRVT from the exons ATGGGGCCCAGCGGATACACCAATCCGGCTGTCTCAGAGGCCTGGGCCCGTGGGGGCAGCCGCGGGCTGGCGGGACCGGGCCTGGGCACAGAGCGGGTGTTCAGCCC GCACGGGGCTCGCAGCCGCGGGTCCCCCCACCCCGATGCGCGGATTCGCCGGCCTTGGGCCCAGTGTTCTGCCCTGCGGCGGTCCGGGCCCGTGGGGCTGGGGGTCAGAGAGCCGGTGGGCGGGGCGCGGGTCTCCCGGGGCTCGGCGAGCCGCGCGGTGGGATGTGTGCGGGTCCAGCCGGCGGTGCCGGGCGCTGGGCGCGGCGGCCCTGATGCTGGGCCTGCCCCGCGGAGGGCGGCCTGCGAGGCTGTGGCGCGCCCTCGCAGGGCCGGGCGGGCGGCGGAGCGCGGTGGGCGGCCCCCGCGACCCTCGGCTCGGCCGTGCGAGGCGGTGGGGGAACGGAGCCGCCCGGACGGACGGCGCCCGCGGTGGCGCTGGGAGGCGGGAAGGAGGCGGCGCGCAGGCGAGCCCGGGTGGACTCGTCCTGGAAGAGAAGATGGAAGTGGAGAGGCGGCCGGCGCCTGGCCCTGTGGACGCTGTGCGCCGTGCAGCTGCCCGTGGCCGTCGCCTTGCGAATCCGCCAGCTGCGCCCAGGGACGTCTCCCGCACGCCGGGCGCGACATCGACTTGTTCGGCCTGCGCACCTGCTGCGAGTGCGCGCGGCACACCCTGCGGGGCGCCTTCTGCGACCGCTGCGGGCTGCGCGCGGACCAGGAGAGCCTCAGGGAGGCCGAGGGCGTGCAGGGAGGCGCTGCTCCCCCGGCGGCCGCGCGGCCGCAGCCCGGGCTCTGCGATCGCAG GTGCACTTGGTGTCAGAAAACAGTCCGCACTGAACGCATGAAAACCAGCGTAAGGAACGGAACCGGCGTCGTGGAGAGCTTGGAAACCCCATCACCCCACCGCGTTACTTAG